The Paenibacillus spongiae nucleotide sequence AAGCGAACTTCGTCCAGCGAGAATTCTGCCTGGGCTCGATCGCCGCCCTCCAAGTCCATCCTCAGCTTAATGATCTTGCCTTTCCATTCCGGATGGTCACCGGTGTCAATCGTATAGTCGTGCATGTTCCCATCCGCGATGATCGGAAAATCGATCCGTTGGACTTCAGCATACATTGGCGCTGTGTTCGTCGCAAAGAAAATGGATACATAATCGCCGGCTGTCGCACTCATTCGCACCGTTAGCGTTTTATCCCGTTCGCCAATGATGCCTTCCAAGCTTTCATTCCCGAAGTACGGATCTCCGCCACTGACCTTTGTCCGAAGAACGCCGTCAGACACCTGAATCAACGAAAGATCGTTCAACAGCCATCCCTGCGCATTGCCATCGACATTCCAATCGAATGAAGGGAGAGCCACGCTCTGAAAGCGAATGTAATCGACTTCCCATTCGGCCCCTTCACCATGGGCGGCGCCTTGCAGACTCAGACGCAGCCGGTCAATCTGTCCATTCCAGGAAGGATGCTCCCATATGGACACGGCGTATTCGTGATAAGCGCCGTCGGCTGTAAGAGGCACTACAAGCTGCTTCTCCTCCGAAAAATCAGGAGATTCATTCGTTGTGAATGCAATAATCATCGAATCCGCATTTCCACTGCCAACTCGTGTTCTTATTTTGATTTCGCCCAGCTTATCGGCTTGTTCGTTAATTGGACTGGAACTAATGGCTGGATTAGGACCGGTTATCGCACCGGCGATGCTGGAGGAGCCTGCCTGCAAGTCAGTTAGATCCTGCGTCGCCGACCATCCGTCTGCCTGGCCGTTAAACTCGTAACCGAAATCAACCCGCTCGCCGATACGGAAATAATCGACGCTAACATCGGCAGGATAACTCCCGGAAGGCTCGAGATCCATCCTCAATGTTTGCACGACGCCTGTCCAATATGAATTCAGAGAAGGGTTGATGCTATATTCGTGATACTCCCCATCAGGAAGAATAGGAACGACGATTCGTTTAAACTGGGCTAAACCGGGTGAGACGTCCGTATCGAAATAAATCGCTACGGAATCGCCCTTCGTCGCTTTCATCCGAAATGTGATCTTCTGCTCGGCTGACGTCTGCAGACCGACAGAAGCCGGCGCAAACCAATTGGGATCTTCGCCGGTTGCTCTCAATTGAAGCGCGCCGTCCTCCACTCTCAAATCCTCAATCCCGTTATGAAATTCCCCCCAACCTTCCAAGTTCCCATCTTCATTGAATTCGTAACCGATCGCATTCACAGGCTCAGGACTTGCTTCCGAGTAGACCGCAGGTGCACTAGTGCAAAGCATTGCAAATACAATTGCTCCAATTAAACCTCTCATTCTTCTCGTTCGGTTCATCGTCAATTACATCCTCCTAGTGGAATTGTAACTCTGATGACTGCGTCAATTGTCACTGAGAATTGCTGCTTGCAACTATCGCCGCATTCCCCCCTTCCATGAAGATCAAAAACGTTTTTGCAAACACGTTTTGTACTTAAGTTACTATGGAAAGTAAGCGTTGTCAATCCTATTTATGTAAAATCATGTATCATCAGTTTTGGCTGCTTCCTGTGATCTGAATACAACCCTGCTGTACCGTTTAGATGTACTTGCGAGATCGTTTCTTAAATAAGTATTCATTCAACCGATATAAGAAAAAGGAGGTGCTGACCGTTCAGCCCTCCTCTATCGAAGTGTTACAACTGATTATCTTCCGAAGCCAGTATAGGCTCCGATCGCACCTCTCGCAATTCTGAACTGACAACGTACCCCTCTTCATCGATAAGATTGAAGCAGTACATTCTCGCATGGCCCGGGATTGTTGATGTAATGCGGTATGATGCCGGATCGATATCCGCCGGCAAGGTTTCCCATACGCGAGAAGGGGCGCTGCCGTCATCCGCTGTATACAGGAAGTAGGCCTGCTTGATTCGATCCGTCTGCTTGAATTCAGCCCATGCTGCGTTTCGCGCTTCCCCCGTTCGAAGCACGGTCGGCAGCGGTGGCCCGCCTCTGGCATGTGAATCGGCATATCGGAAGAACTCACGGGTACCCCATGGCACTTCATAATTATGATCCCAGTCCTTTAATAACCGAAGCGTTGCTTCACCATGAGCTACCTTATGTGTTCTGGACCAGCTTTCCAAATAAAAGCAAGGGTCGTTCGTCCAGGTCGCCCATAGGATCGGCATCGACGACCGTCCTATATAGCTGCTGACATCAAAGGTATGATTCCACAAGCTCCGCTGACTATCATCCATCCTGGAAAGGATATCCATCCAACAAGAGCCTTGCTGGAAATATCCGGCCGCGTAAGCGGACATTGCATACGCAGGACGCGGGTCAAGACCCGACACGATCTCGGTTATGTACCCGCCCCAGGAAATCCCCATTAAACCGATTCGCCTTGCATCCGTTTCTGGCAGCGAGGCCGCAAGCGAAACAGCCCGGATAACGGCGGCAACCGCGTGATAGGACCACATTTGAGTTATCGTGTCCTCGGATAGATTCATAAACAAGGTCTCGTCCGTCTGGGCTGGACCGCCATCCGGCATTCGATTGCCATCATGTCCATTGCCGAACAGATCCATTGCGATTGCCGCGTAACCCCGCTCCGCCCATTGAGCGGCCCATTCGGGAAACGCTTTGCCTGCACCGCCATGAACCAGAACCATGACCGGCAGCGGTTCAACGGCTTGATGTGGAACCGCATAATAAGCGAACACCCTTGTAGCTTTTCCGCCGTAAGGCTCATTCTCATAATTCAGCTGCTTTAATACATACTTCGGATATTCCGTGACCGGCCCCCATTGAACGGCAGGCGTCTCCAACATTTTCTCCATCTCCCAAGGACCATGGAACCTTCGCGAATTCGTCATCGCTCCACATTAAGCCACGCTGTCGATTTTTTCATCCCCATACAGCAGCTCGCTCCTTACTAGAATTGATCAATGTACACTAGCAGAACGCAGAACGTAATATACCTCCGTATTATGGATCTGCCATATGCATCCGGTCATGTCGGACGGCCGTCAGGAATGAAATTGAGCGGCCTTGCCGTGAATCGGCACGGACTCGATCGGGCCCCAAGAGACATTGACGCTCTGTTCCAGCACCAGATTCGCCCCTTCGAATTTGCAGCGGGTGATTTGGCTGAATGGCTGCTCGATAAATCGCAGCGTTAACTCCAATGTATCCGGATCCAGCCAGTTGAAGCATGCCGCTATCCTTGCGGAACGGGTCATGTTCTCTACCCATGTACCGCGTCCAACACGAATCACGTCTTCAACCGAGTTCCCGCTAATCGATACTGACACTTCACAGGGTTCAAATCGGAACGAGACCGAATTCAATTGATTCCGATTCTCGTCCAGTGAGTAGGTCAGGTTGTTTATAACTTCCTCCCGTTGAGAAGACGTCGATTGAAGGACAGGCGAGAGCGATAGCTGTTGAATACGCTCATCCAGCTCACGGCAGACTGCCTCATCGATAGGCAGGGAGTCCGGCTTCATAGCTGGCAGCAAATGCTCCCATACAAGGTTCACTACATCTTGAAGCTCATTCGTTCCGCCGGTTATCGCAATGACGGCATCCTGCTCCGGCATGACGATGCAGAACTGTCCGAATGCGCCATCCCCCCGATAACTGTCATGTCTGCAGCGCCAGATCTGATACCCGTAGCCCTGCGTCCAATCGCTTTCTCCCCCATCGCCATTCGATATCTGCTTGGAGGTGGCTTCTTCTACCCATTCGGGAGAAAGTAGCCGTTTCCCGTTCCATATGCCTTTGTTCAAGTACAACAGCCCGAACTTGGCAATATCCTCCGTTCGGACGCTTAACCCCCAGCCGCCGACGTTTATGCCCTGCGGACAGCTTTCCCAGGTTGCACCCTCGATGCCAAGGGGATCGAGAAGCCGCGGCTGCAAATATTCGAGCAAGGACTGTCCCGTCACTTTGCTCAGTATCGCGGACAGCATATACGTGGCCGCGCTGTTATACACAAAATGGGTGCCCGGTTCATGCTCGACGGGTTCCGCAAGAAAGTTTGCCGCCCAATTGCCGTTTGGATTCGTCCTCACCTTGTCAGTCGGATCTTGAGCATGACCTGTGCCCATCATCAGCAGATGACGGACCTGCATATTGGCCAGGTGAGCCGAGATGTCCTCCGGCAATTCTTCTGGAAAGTAGGAAATGACGCGATCCGTCAGAGCAATCCGCCCTTCGGCAACCGCCATTCCGATAGCCGTCGACGTAAAACTCTTGCTAAGTGAGAACAGCAGATGAGGAAACTGGGCTGCGTATGGCGCCCACCACCCCTCAGATACGACATAGCCGTTCCTTACCAGCATAAAACTATGAAGCTCGATCCCCTTCTCATGTACAGCCTCCAGAAATCCGGCAATTCCGTGCGATGAGATGCCCTGCTCTTCAGGGCGGCTCCTTGGAAGTTGATTTACTGTCATTATGATGCTCCTTCCGGTATTTTACAATTATTTTAAACCAAGCGTGGTCACATCCGCCTTGCATGGCTTATTCTTCAAACAGCCGTTCTCCCCGGTGCAGCCTCCATGCGATACGCGCTGTGTGAGGAAGCTCTCTTGCCGTCGGAGCATGAGCAGCCAAATAACGGGTGCAAGCGAGCAGCAGCGTTTCTTTCGCGCTTACGGCGAATGCATCATCCCGCGAATTCCATTCCTCGTACTCCATAACAGACGCTTCATACAACTGAAACGTATGGAAGTCTGCATCCTCCCTGAGCAAAATATGGCCGAGTGTATTCCACAATACATCTACCGATCCGCCGCGATTTACATACTCGCAGACCCACTGTGCAGCGGGGGCGACCTGTTGGCGCTGATCCAGCAAAGGAAGCAGCTCTTCCGTATCCATGGATGGCGCTGCGGACAGCTGCTTGGGTCGTGCGGCAGCCGGGACATTCAAGAACCGGTCGAGATAGATCCGCATCGCACCGTGGAAGAGAGCGCGGTTTAGCAATGGTTCAGCCGATTGATCCAGTCTTTGGTGTACGGCATGAGCATACGTAAACGTATGCAATACGGCAATCCAATCGCCGAAATCGTTCTGGACATGAAAACGAACGATGCGGTCCGCTGCGGCCAATGCGATTAACTGCGCCAATTGCGAGGGCGGCATGCCCCCTAGCAGCAAATTCTTCATCATAGAGATGGTTTGAAGCGGTTCATCACTTAACAGCTGCCGAAGAACATCCTCCTCGGAGGCAGGCTCCGTATGCTCCGGAGGCAAGCCCTTCGCCAATTCCTCCAATGCTTGCTCGATAGGCTTGACCAAATTGATCGGAGACTGCCACTGATGCTGCTCCTCGCTTCTCGACGCTCGGCCCATCATGGGAACAAGGGATGCCAGCACGTCTTTCGTGTGCTCTTCCCCTACAAGCTCAACGGCTTCGAACGCCTTATTATGAAAATCGAAAACATGCCCGCCGTCCAAATAAAAATGGTCGGTCGCAGCGACAAGCATCATATTGGCGAGCTGTTCCATACTGGAGCCTTGATGAACGGCTGTTAGCAGCACCTTCTCCGCGCCTTGGGTGTCCCTTACCTCGATACAATTGCGATACCATTGGGCGAGCCGTTCAGCCGGCACGCCGACAGAAGGCAATTCACCCAACAGATGGCGGGCTTCCCGGCCCGCGCTGTTTCTGGCAACATGCACCAGCCCCTGATAGAGAGCGAGTATCTTGCCTGCTTTGTCCAGCTTCGGGACAACCCGCGCCATAGCCGTCAGAATCGTTAATCCCGAATGCCAGCCCGGTCCGTTACGGGTTCCAAATAAGATTCCGATTCGAGCAATTTCCGATTCCGGCACACCCGCCTCGATCAGACCGACAACCGCCTTGGCTATAACGATTCCGATGTTCTGTTCCAGTCCGGCCTTCAATCGGTCGATCAGGCTTTGAACGCCTCCACCGTTACTCGGCTTCGGATTAACCCACACCGTCTCATTGTCCACCATCACTTCATGAGACGGCACATCATCCGCCCACGGATCGAGTGTTCCGCCGCTGCAAATATCAAACCTGGCATGATGCCAATGACACGTTAATATCCCTTCGCACAAGCTGCCCTTGTGCAGCGGAAATCCAAGATGCGGACAGCGGTTGTCGACGGCATGGACGCGGCCTTCATAATAGAAGACGGCAATGGCACCTTTGGCAACGATAACGCCTTTCTCCTGGAGATCCTCCAGCTTGCAAGCTTGTATCCAGTCCAAACGTTCGTTCATCGTATCATCCTCCTTCTGTGCTCTTATTGCCATAGGGGAGCCTTTTGTCAGATTAATACAGTGATCCTTACATGGTTATTCCACATAAACCGATGAGATTCCTTCTGCTGGGCTAATAACGGCAACCGTCCGCAGCACCCGGCGCCCGGTAAGACGCTGCATGATGGCAGTCGTCGGCCGATCAGCTTCAAATATCTTTTGTTTGAAGAGTCTGCCCCCGAAGCTATTTAAAGCGAACGCAAGGCCGATTCTCATTACCGACCATTTAGGCGAGTGTTGCTTGCTCAATATCAGTCCAGTGCCCGGAGCGCGCACGAGGGGTAAGCTCATCTTTACTATGGCCTTAAGAATAGCGATGCTACTAGCTGTCCAACCACAATTAGCGCGGACTGTTGAATTGGATAAACGACGCTTACAAATTCGGCTTATAGATTCTTTATCTTGCATTAAATACAACTAAATATCGTGAATTTATGATATTGTTGCATATTATGCAATAATTTCACCTGTGGAGCGGCAACGCCATCCATATTGTTGTATGAAGTGCAACAATTCGGTCCTTCTGCTGGAATCACGGGAGAAATGTTGTACTTCATACAACTTCGCCATCTTCATCGAACGAACGAAAGAGAAGGCCCCCCCACACCTTCCGTGTGCGAATCATCATCCTAGAAGAATACTATCATTTTGATAAATATCTGCGATGTCAGCGACATCATCGCCAGCGCAGCTCATGAAGAAGGGGCAGCCCGCGGTCATCAAAGATGACTCTAGGACAGCCCCTCGTATTCACCACTCTGCGAACGCACCATCCTCATCGTAAAGCCTTGGCGTATCCCAATCGCCGCCATAGGACCGTTCGATCAAAGCTTCTTCATTGATTTCAATGCCAAGTCCAGGCCCTTCCGGCAGTGCTATATAACCGTTCTCAACGACAAAAGGCCGCTTCAGATAGCCTTCACCCAGATCCCATCGTTCAGCCATAGACGGATGCTCCTGGATTAAGAAATTCGGCGTGCACGCATCCAGCTGCAAGCAGGATGCGAGCGATATGGGACCGAGTGGATTATGCGGAGCGATAGAAGCATAGTACACTTCCGCCATGGCAGCGATTTTCTTGGCTTCGAAGATTCCACCGGCGTGGCACAGATCCGGTTGAACAATGGCAACCGCCTGTTTCTCCAGCGCTTCTCGAAAACCCCATCTGGTGAACAAGCGCTCTCCGGTCGCGATTGGAATTGAAGTGGATTGGGCAATGCGAACCAGTGTATCGACGTTATCCGGGAGGCACGGCTCTTCGATGAACATCGGATAATACGGCTCGTAAGCTTGAGCCAGCCGAATGGCCATGGCAGGACTTACGCGGCCGTGAAAATCGATTGCGATATCAAGCTCACTTCCTGCAGCTTCACGAATAGCCGCAAGCTTGGCGACCTGGCCCTCTAAGAACCGGAG carries:
- a CDS encoding alpha/beta fold hydrolase gives rise to the protein MLETPAVQWGPVTEYPKYVLKQLNYENEPYGGKATRVFAYYAVPHQAVEPLPVMVLVHGGAGKAFPEWAAQWAERGYAAIAMDLFGNGHDGNRMPDGGPAQTDETLFMNLSEDTITQMWSYHAVAAVIRAVSLAASLPETDARRIGLMGISWGGYITEIVSGLDPRPAYAMSAYAAGYFQQGSCWMDILSRMDDSQRSLWNHTFDVSSYIGRSSMPILWATWTNDPCFYLESWSRTHKVAHGEATLRLLKDWDHNYEVPWGTREFFRYADSHARGGPPLPTVLRTGEARNAAWAEFKQTDRIKQAYFLYTADDGSAPSRVWETLPADIDPASYRITSTIPGHARMYCFNLIDEEGYVVSSELREVRSEPILASEDNQL
- a CDS encoding serine hydrolase domain-containing protein, whose amino-acid sequence is MTVNQLPRSRPEEQGISSHGIAGFLEAVHEKGIELHSFMLVRNGYVVSEGWWAPYAAQFPHLLFSLSKSFTSTAIGMAVAEGRIALTDRVISYFPEELPEDISAHLANMQVRHLLMMGTGHAQDPTDKVRTNPNGNWAANFLAEPVEHEPGTHFVYNSAATYMLSAILSKVTGQSLLEYLQPRLLDPLGIEGATWESCPQGINVGGWGLSVRTEDIAKFGLLYLNKGIWNGKRLLSPEWVEEATSKQISNGDGGESDWTQGYGYQIWRCRHDSYRGDGAFGQFCIVMPEQDAVIAITGGTNELQDVVNLVWEHLLPAMKPDSLPIDEAVCRELDERIQQLSLSPVLQSTSSQREEVINNLTYSLDENRNQLNSVSFRFEPCEVSVSISGNSVEDVIRVGRGTWVENMTRSARIAACFNWLDPDTLELTLRFIEQPFSQITRCKFEGANLVLEQSVNVSWGPIESVPIHGKAAQFHS
- a CDS encoding Rieske (2Fe-2S) protein; protein product: MNERLDWIQACKLEDLQEKGVIVAKGAIAVFYYEGRVHAVDNRCPHLGFPLHKGSLCEGILTCHWHHARFDICSGGTLDPWADDVPSHEVMVDNETVWVNPKPSNGGGVQSLIDRLKAGLEQNIGIVIAKAVVGLIEAGVPESEIARIGILFGTRNGPGWHSGLTILTAMARVVPKLDKAGKILALYQGLVHVARNSAGREARHLLGELPSVGVPAERLAQWYRNCIEVRDTQGAEKVLLTAVHQGSSMEQLANMMLVAATDHFYLDGGHVFDFHNKAFEAVELVGEEHTKDVLASLVPMMGRASRSEEQHQWQSPINLVKPIEQALEELAKGLPPEHTEPASEEDVLRQLLSDEPLQTISMMKNLLLGGMPPSQLAQLIALAAADRIVRFHVQNDFGDWIAVLHTFTYAHAVHQRLDQSAEPLLNRALFHGAMRIYLDRFLNVPAAARPKQLSAAPSMDTEELLPLLDQRQQVAPAAQWVCEYVNRGGSVDVLWNTLGHILLREDADFHTFQLYEASVMEYEEWNSRDDAFAVSAKETLLLACTRYLAAHAPTARELPHTARIAWRLHRGERLFEE
- the dgoD gene encoding galactonate dehydratase, whose product is MKITDLKLFHVKPRWLFLKIETDEGIAGWGEPIVEGRALTVATAVEELKRYLIGEDPLRIEHHWQVMYRGTFYRGGPVLVSALSGVEQAMWDIKGKYYNMPVYEMLGGRCRDKIRMYSHCGGATPEEMAANAIRKVDAGFTAIKIGVDAPVRNVDTLRFLEGQVAKLAAIREAAGSELDIAIDFHGRVSPAMAIRLAQAYEPYYPMFIEEPCLPDNVDTLVRIAQSTSIPIATGERLFTRWGFREALEKQAVAIVQPDLCHAGGIFEAKKIAAMAEVYYASIAPHNPLGPISLASCLQLDACTPNFLIQEHPSMAERWDLGEGYLKRPFVVENGYIALPEGPGLGIEINEEALIERSYGGDWDTPRLYDEDGAFAEW